In Deinococcus puniceus, one genomic interval encodes:
- a CDS encoding SCO family protein encodes MKWLTVVLLALAAALGGLLVFRSGAAAPLGGTVLDTPVALPQLGLTDDAGRPATLADSDGRMRLVFYGFVRCPDVCPATLAILKEAYEGLEPLQQAKLRVQLVSVDPEFDRPTVLREYLNEFSADFVGLTGTMESIDAAAKAMYVVNVAPLPTPTHQNHTDKPDAQKAEDQAATGAASRLHGDQVSVVNPKGEFVRVYSNLEVVNGILKRDLPELLREYGS; translated from the coding sequence ATGAAGTGGCTTACCGTTGTTTTGCTGGCCCTTGCTGCGGCGTTGGGCGGCCTGTTGGTCTTCCGTTCGGGGGCTGCCGCGCCGCTGGGGGGCACCGTGCTGGATACGCCGGTGGCCCTGCCCCAACTTGGCCTGACCGACGATGCAGGCCGTCCCGCCACTCTGGCCGATTCGGATGGGCGGATGCGGTTGGTGTTCTACGGCTTCGTGCGCTGCCCAGACGTGTGCCCCGCGACTCTGGCCATTCTGAAAGAGGCTTATGAGGGGCTGGAGCCGCTGCAGCAGGCCAAACTGCGCGTGCAACTGGTCAGCGTAGACCCCGAATTTGACCGCCCCACTGTGCTGCGCGAGTACCTGAACGAATTCAGCGCCGATTTTGTGGGCTTGACCGGAACCATGGAATCCATCGATGCCGCCGCCAAAGCCATGTACGTGGTGAATGTCGCACCGTTGCCCACGCCGACGCACCAAAATCACACCGACAAGCCAGACGCACAGAAGGCAGAGGATCAAGCGGCAACGGGAGCGGCGAGCCGCTTGCACGGCGATCAGGTCAGCGTGGTAAACCCCAAAGGCGAGTTCGTGCGGGTATACAGCAATCTGGAAGTCGTGAACGGCATTCTGAAACGCGATCTGCCGGAGCTACTGCGGGAATACGGCTCGTAA
- a CDS encoding MBL fold metallo-hydrolase produces the protein MHPTPHGAYLTHLSQFRFINQYLVQEDDGLTLIDTGARGQAPAILKAAASLGAPIRRIVITHAHDDHIGSLDALHAALPDAEVLISARDARLMGGDLTTDEGELQKPPRAARAQTKPTRLLTPGDRVGSLQSVAAPGHTPGQLAFLDTRDGTLIAGDAYQTFVQVSTSAELRWRSPLPALATWDRATALASARTLAALHPTRLAVGHGPVVLHPQQAMSAAVERAERQLSKKQ, from the coding sequence ATGCACCCCACCCCCCACGGCGCTTACCTCACCCACCTGTCCCAGTTCCGCTTCATCAATCAGTATCTGGTGCAAGAAGACGACGGCCTGACCCTGATCGACACGGGAGCCAGAGGCCAAGCTCCGGCCATTCTGAAGGCGGCGGCCAGCCTCGGCGCTCCCATCCGGCGCATCGTCATCACGCACGCACACGACGATCACATCGGCAGTTTGGATGCCCTGCACGCCGCCCTGCCCGACGCCGAAGTGCTGATCTCGGCCCGCGACGCCCGCCTGATGGGAGGCGACCTGACCACCGACGAGGGCGAGTTGCAAAAGCCGCCGCGTGCCGCCCGTGCCCAGACCAAGCCCACGCGCCTGCTGACGCCCGGAGACCGTGTGGGCAGCCTGCAAAGCGTGGCCGCGCCCGGTCATACTCCCGGCCAGTTGGCGTTCTTAGACACCCGCGACGGCACACTCATCGCAGGCGACGCCTACCAGACCTTTGTGCAGGTCAGCACCAGCGCCGAGTTACGGTGGCGTTCGCCGTTGCCTGCGCTGGCAACATGGGATCGGGCCACCGCGCTCGCCAGTGCCCGCACTTTGGCTGCACTCCATCCCACCCGGTTGGCTGTCGGGCATGGGCCAGTGGTGCTGCACCCCCAACAAGCCATGAGCGCGGCGGTAGAACGGGCTGAGCGGCAGCTGAGCAAGAAGCAATAG
- a CDS encoding cbb3-type cytochrome c oxidase subunit I encodes MTVQHAPPQVKAARPSILEVLLDYMKTTDHKKIGTLYIVTSILAFGIGGLMAVAIRLQLALPEQSFLVGNTYNQVLTLHAALMIFFFLIPIGLFGFGNWFLPLQLGVRDVALPRINTFAVWLFIFSLILVITGLANGGAPGVGWTFYYPLSVDANQTGVSVLMVALILNGIASLLGSANFAATIVNLRAPGMSLWKMPIFVWSIFATSILQLISLGGLTAAALVTYLEIKMGLSMFNPGIGGVPVLMQQFFWFYSHPAVYVMLLPYLGIAAEIASTMARKPLFGYRVMVYSILGIVLVSLLVWVHHMFAVGLPESWQIAFMIATLIVAVPTGVKIFNLIGTLWGGRIIMKTPTYWLVGFIFNFLIGGITGVSLGMIPFDYQVTMSYYVVAHFHNVMMFGTAFLAMGGLYYWWPKMTGRFLSEKIGMWHFWLFMVGSWMTFLPQYILGLLGMPRRYYTYPEGNFAWTELNFISTLGAIILLAGGVTWVWNMIQSFQRPITAGPNPWGGFTLEWTAASPPAAYNFAHEFPRSFPTERPLYDWEKNGDTLTPVDPKTIHLPVDSIWPFITAFGLLLMGYGLSFGWFTNYTPGGGLRAFGEASFGFQLASIVLYLSFPVFFYGLFKWAGTREYAVPVEHHHLTKYDNGFMGMSWFIISEVGLFGVLIAGYVYLRVIGAAEPPALRPNIWLAALNTLILVSSSFVLHKAEQDNHQGRHTMFRLGLFITLILGAVFMLFQVYEFALFGVENDWKQNLWQACFFTIVGLHGLHIIIGGTGIAIPYYQAMTGKMDKYNHGSITPASLYWHLVDVVWLFIVAIFYAW; translated from the coding sequence GTGACCGTTCAGCACGCTCCCCCACAGGTCAAGGCAGCCCGGCCCAGCATTCTGGAAGTGCTGCTGGACTACATGAAGACCACCGATCACAAGAAGATCGGCACGCTGTACATCGTGACCAGCATTCTGGCCTTCGGCATCGGCGGCCTCATGGCTGTGGCGATCCGCTTGCAGTTGGCCCTGCCGGAGCAGTCGTTCCTCGTGGGCAACACCTACAACCAAGTGCTGACCCTACACGCCGCCCTGATGATCTTTTTCTTCCTGATTCCGATTGGGCTGTTCGGCTTCGGGAACTGGTTCCTGCCCCTACAACTCGGCGTGCGTGACGTGGCCCTGCCGCGCATCAACACGTTCGCGGTGTGGCTGTTCATCTTCAGCCTGATTCTCGTCATCACCGGCCTCGCCAACGGCGGCGCACCCGGCGTCGGCTGGACGTTCTATTACCCCCTCAGCGTGGACGCCAACCAGACGGGCGTATCGGTGCTGATGGTCGCCTTGATCCTCAACGGCATCGCGTCGCTGCTGGGCAGTGCCAACTTTGCCGCCACCATCGTCAACTTGCGTGCCCCCGGCATGAGCCTCTGGAAGATGCCTATTTTCGTCTGGAGCATCTTCGCCACCTCCATCTTGCAGCTGATCTCGCTGGGCGGCCTGACCGCTGCGGCGCTGGTCACCTACCTCGAAATCAAGATGGGCCTGAGTATGTTCAACCCCGGCATCGGCGGCGTGCCCGTGCTGATGCAGCAGTTCTTCTGGTTCTACTCTCACCCCGCCGTGTACGTGATGCTGCTGCCTTACCTCGGGATCGCCGCCGAAATCGCGTCCACGATGGCCCGCAAGCCCCTGTTCGGTTACCGCGTGATGGTGTATTCCATCCTCGGCATCGTGCTGGTTAGCTTGCTGGTATGGGTTCACCACATGTTCGCGGTAGGTCTGCCCGAAAGCTGGCAAATTGCCTTCATGATCGCCACCCTGATCGTCGCCGTGCCCACAGGCGTCAAAATCTTCAACCTGATCGGCACGCTCTGGGGCGGACGCATCATTATGAAGACGCCCACCTACTGGCTGGTCGGTTTTATCTTCAACTTCCTGATCGGCGGCATCACGGGCGTGAGCCTCGGCATGATTCCCTTCGACTATCAGGTCACGATGTCGTATTACGTGGTGGCCCACTTCCATAACGTGATGATGTTCGGCACGGCGTTCCTTGCGATGGGCGGCCTGTACTACTGGTGGCCCAAGATGACGGGGCGCTTCCTGAGCGAAAAGATCGGCATGTGGCACTTCTGGCTGTTTATGGTCGGTTCGTGGATGACCTTCTTGCCCCAGTACATTCTGGGCTTGCTGGGCATGCCGCGCCGCTACTACACCTATCCCGAAGGCAACTTCGCTTGGACGGAACTGAACTTCATTTCCACGCTGGGGGCCATCATCTTGCTGGCAGGCGGCGTGACTTGGGTGTGGAACATGATCCAGAGCTTCCAGCGCCCAATTACTGCCGGGCCTAACCCTTGGGGCGGCTTTACGCTGGAATGGACGGCGGCCAGCCCTCCTGCCGCGTACAACTTCGCCCACGAGTTCCCCCGTTCCTTTCCCACCGAGCGCCCGCTGTACGACTGGGAAAAGAACGGCGACACCCTGACGCCCGTCGACCCCAAGACTATTCACCTGCCCGTGGATTCCATCTGGCCCTTTATCACGGCGTTCGGCCTGCTGCTGATGGGCTACGGCCTGAGCTTCGGCTGGTTCACCAACTACACGCCCGGCGGCGGCCTACGTGCCTTCGGAGAAGCCAGCTTCGGCTTCCAGTTGGCCTCTATCGTCTTGTACCTCAGCTTCCCCGTGTTCTTCTACGGCCTGTTCAAGTGGGCCGGAACCCGTGAATACGCCGTGCCCGTAGAGCATCACCACCTCACCAAGTACGACAACGGCTTCATGGGCATGAGCTGGTTCATCATCTCCGAAGTGGGCCTGTTCGGCGTGCTGATCGCGGGTTACGTGTACCTGCGCGTCATCGGGGCCGCCGAGCCACCCGCCCTGCGCCCCAACATCTGGCTGGCGGCCCTCAACACCCTGATTCTGGTGTCCAGTTCCTTCGTGCTGCACAAGGCCGAGCAGGACAACCATCAGGGCCGCCACACCATGTTCCGGTTGGGTCTGTTCATCACCCTGATCTTGGGTGCCGTGTTCATGCTGTTTCAGGTTTACGAATTCGCGCTGTTCGGCGTAGAAAACGACTGGAAACAAAACCTCTGGCAAGCCTGCTTCTTTACCATCGTGGGCCTGCACGGACTGCACATCATCATCGGTGGGACGGGCATCGCCATTCCGTACTACCAAGCCATGACCGGCAAGATGGACAAGTACAACCACGGTTCGATTACGCCCGCCAGCCTGTACTGGCACCTCGTGGACGTGGTCTGGCTGTTCATCGTGGCGATCTTCTACGCTTGGTAG
- the coxB gene encoding cytochrome c oxidase subunit II: MNTNHHQRPGHSRFRRSRALPLALTALGASLLTGCQQVNQTLSIGDMSSGYNREIFWMSVWAIALSIIIFIGVSYALFYTVNKFREDKHDAPPAQFHGNNRLEVILVVVPVIIVVFLSVLTVRSMARLNPTPENVVNIDVLGRQFWWNFAYPEAPAAAGGVVTNGNEIIIPTKQQVALTITSGDVIHGFWAPNIGGQRAAMPAVKKTWQVDTDRPGVYQGNCSQLCGASHANMRYKVVALEPERYNTFVTAARAYRAPEPAPGSAEARGYTLFMQGKPSTGALSCAACHRVQGTPAAGAAGPDLSFFGTRRTLGAGMWEGERAREMLHEWLKHSPKVKPGSLMPTYDGSEYMVNGKVLKGGVLTDAEIDDVAAYIRSLKLPEEADYWEGSPVIGAQETRTQGGSQ, translated from the coding sequence TTGAACACCAACCACCACCAGAGGCCGGGGCACTCCCGTTTCAGGCGCAGCCGCGCCCTTCCGTTGGCCCTCACGGCGCTGGGGGCAAGCCTGCTCACCGGCTGTCAGCAGGTCAACCAGACGCTCAGCATCGGAGATATGTCGTCGGGCTACAACCGCGAAATCTTCTGGATGAGCGTGTGGGCCATCGCGCTGTCCATCATCATTTTTATCGGCGTGTCGTACGCCCTGTTCTACACGGTCAACAAGTTCCGTGAAGACAAGCACGACGCGCCCCCCGCGCAGTTTCACGGCAACAACCGCCTAGAAGTCATTCTGGTGGTGGTGCCCGTGATCATCGTGGTGTTCCTGAGCGTCCTCACGGTACGCAGCATGGCCCGCCTGAACCCTACGCCCGAAAACGTCGTGAATATCGACGTGCTGGGCCGTCAGTTCTGGTGGAACTTTGCCTACCCCGAAGCCCCAGCGGCGGCGGGCGGCGTGGTCACCAACGGCAACGAGATCATCATCCCCACCAAGCAGCAAGTAGCCCTGACCATCACCAGCGGCGACGTGATTCACGGCTTCTGGGCCCCCAACATTGGCGGACAGCGGGCCGCCATGCCTGCCGTGAAAAAGACTTGGCAAGTCGATACAGACCGCCCCGGCGTGTATCAGGGCAATTGCTCGCAGCTGTGCGGGGCCAGCCACGCCAACATGCGCTACAAGGTCGTGGCGCTGGAACCCGAACGCTACAACACCTTCGTGACTGCTGCCCGCGCCTACCGTGCCCCAGAGCCTGCCCCCGGCAGCGCCGAAGCACGCGGCTACACGCTGTTCATGCAGGGCAAGCCCTCCACGGGCGCGCTGTCCTGCGCTGCCTGCCACCGCGTTCAGGGCACGCCCGCTGCGGGTGCGGCTGGCCCCGATCTCAGCTTTTTCGGCACGCGCCGCACCCTAGGCGCGGGCATGTGGGAAGGCGAGCGGGCACGCGAAATGCTGCACGAGTGGCTGAAGCACAGCCCCAAAGTCAAACCCGGCAGCCTGATGCCCACCTATGACGGCAGCGAGTACATGGTCAACGGCAAAGTTCTGAAGGGTGGAGTCCTGACCGACGCGGAAATTGACGACGTGGCGGCCTACATCCGCTCTCTGAAACTGCCCGAAGAGGCGGACTACTGGGAAGGCTCGCCCGTGATCGGCGCACAGGAAACCCGCACACAAGGAGGAAGCCAGTGA
- a CDS encoding heme o synthase, producing the protein MTALTDSAAPARATWRDYLSLTKPKVISLLLWTTLTAMVMAARGWPGLWLLIVVGLAGYMSAGSAGVFNMIIDRDIDLKMARTAQRPVTNGMISAQNAAIFGTTLQVLSFVMLWVWGSPLAAWMSLAGFLTYVVVYTLWLKRTTWHNIVLGGAAGCFPPLVGWAAVTGDLNLFAWFLFAIIFFWTPVHFWALALMIKDEYREVGIPMLPVVHGDKLTVAQIGLYAIYTVVLSVMPVFFREVGAIYFISAAMLGGLLLQRSWVLYKHVMAGNAVERRVAVPLYLYSMLYLALLFVAGALDRVVFAHLL; encoded by the coding sequence GTGACTGCCCTAACTGATTCTGCCGCCCCTGCCCGCGCTACCTGGCGCGATTACCTCTCGCTGACCAAACCCAAGGTCATCAGCCTGCTGCTGTGGACGACCCTGACCGCGATGGTGATGGCGGCACGGGGGTGGCCGGGCCTGTGGCTACTGATCGTGGTGGGCTTGGCGGGCTATATGTCGGCGGGTTCGGCGGGTGTATTCAACATGATCATTGACCGCGATATAGACCTGAAGATGGCCCGCACCGCCCAGCGCCCAGTCACCAACGGCATGATTTCAGCCCAAAACGCCGCGATTTTCGGCACCACCTTGCAAGTCCTGTCGTTCGTGATGCTGTGGGTCTGGGGATCGCCGCTGGCCGCGTGGATGAGCCTCGCCGGATTCCTGACCTACGTGGTGGTCTATACGCTGTGGCTGAAGCGCACCACTTGGCACAACATCGTGCTGGGCGGGGCCGCCGGGTGCTTTCCGCCGCTGGTGGGCTGGGCCGCCGTGACCGGAGACCTGAACCTGTTCGCGTGGTTCCTGTTCGCCATCATCTTTTTCTGGACACCCGTGCATTTTTGGGCGCTGGCCCTGATGATCAAAGACGAATACCGCGAAGTCGGCATTCCGATGCTGCCTGTGGTGCACGGCGACAAACTGACGGTGGCGCAGATCGGGCTGTACGCCATCTATACGGTGGTGCTGTCGGTCATGCCCGTGTTCTTCCGCGAAGTGGGCGCGATCTATTTCATCTCGGCGGCGATGCTGGGCGGCCTGCTGCTTCAGCGTTCCTGGGTGCTGTACAAGCACGTGATGGCCGGAAACGCCGTGGAACGCCGCGTGGCCGTGCCGCTGTACCTGTATTCCATGCTGTATCTGGCGCTGTTGTTCGTGGCAGGAGCGCTAGACCGGGTGGTGTTCGCGCACCTGCTGTAA
- a CDS encoding COX15/CtaA family protein encodes MSSTLAVSRAGAWLPRLAWAALAYNILVILWGAVVRITGAGAGCGEHWPLCNGVVVPQDPSVHTLIELSHRLTSSLSGLIAIVLVVLAFRVAPKGHMARFGAVLSLGLIILEGLVGGVQVLLGLTADSTDPARGLVQGIHLSNTFLLLGALLLTALWASGGPRLRLRGQGAAGWASFAGLGLLLVLGAAGAVTALGDLLFLPADGSTPIATVKRDFAATATVIENLRIIHPLLAILTSAYLVWLGVLLRRVRPNAEVNRWSLVLWGLLGAQMVAGFANIALKAPGWMQLTHLLLACIMWLATVMLTYRALTALSVAPAPAALSPSPSANRTTPKGRNA; translated from the coding sequence ATGAGCAGCACCTTGGCAGTTTCCCGTGCGGGCGCATGGTTGCCCCGGCTGGCCTGGGCCGCACTGGCCTACAACATCTTGGTGATCTTGTGGGGCGCAGTGGTGCGTATCACGGGTGCGGGCGCGGGCTGCGGCGAACACTGGCCGCTGTGCAACGGCGTAGTGGTACCGCAAGACCCCAGTGTGCATACCCTCATCGAACTGAGCCACCGCCTGACCAGCAGCCTCAGCGGGCTGATTGCCATCGTGCTGGTGGTCTTGGCCTTCCGGGTTGCGCCCAAGGGCCACATGGCGCGGTTCGGCGCAGTGCTGAGCCTCGGCCTGATTATTCTGGAAGGCTTGGTGGGCGGTGTGCAGGTGCTGTTGGGCCTGACCGCAGACAGCACCGATCCGGCACGGGGGCTGGTACAAGGGATCCATCTTTCCAACACGTTTTTGCTGCTGGGAGCGCTGCTGCTGACTGCGCTGTGGGCATCCGGCGGGCCGCGTCTGAGGCTGCGGGGACAGGGCGCGGCAGGTTGGGCCAGTTTCGCGGGGTTGGGGCTGCTGCTGGTGCTGGGTGCGGCGGGCGCAGTGACCGCACTGGGCGATCTGCTGTTCCTGCCCGCCGATGGCAGCACCCCGATTGCCACCGTCAAGCGTGACTTTGCGGCGACGGCCACCGTCATAGAAAATCTACGAATCATTCACCCTCTGCTGGCGATCCTGACCAGCGCCTACCTCGTGTGGCTGGGCGTGTTGCTGCGGCGGGTGCGGCCTAACGCAGAAGTGAACCGCTGGAGTCTGGTGCTGTGGGGCCTGCTGGGCGCACAAATGGTGGCCGGATTCGCCAACATTGCCCTGAAAGCGCCGGGCTGGATGCAACTCACGCACTTGCTGCTGGCCTGCATCATGTGGCTGGCGACGGTCATGCTGACTTACCGGGCGCTCACGGCGCTCAGCGTCGCCCCCGCTCCGGCGGCTCTGTCCCCTTCCCCTTCTGCCAACCGAACCACTCCCAAAGGACGCAATGCGTGA
- a CDS encoding putative bifunctional diguanylate cyclase/phosphodiesterase yields the protein MTSLISAVYLITWIEDVNLGSATVTLLQLNLSAWIIVLASRGYIIQKQAYSQQMERLSVLETLVYNDFLTGLHNRRYLEKYLEDQISKLPQEHLSLIFIDLDNFKLINDSLGHEQGDEILKQAASLFVSMSKPQMIVTRLNGDEFVLVVPFDTGEQAEYFGRTISERMHREGLTLTPDLNRVHMTLSIGISVYPTDAQTPKELLRHADSAMLAVKRSGKQGFKRYNSADDDGTEHQQRIVHDLGGALERNEISILFQPIYDLNSGTLKKVEMLMRWKHPTLGFISPQVFIPLAEQFGLIVPLGQWAIKQSCFFAGQWEGLQICVNVSALQLSQHSFVQELAHALAEYQIKPSQLALEITETLVMQDNPHTDRILQQINEMGVDLIVDDFGMGYSNLNRLRTLPIQALKIDKSFTANVIGSETRHLYAKQMVNSTVSLSSIAHLKVTAEGIETREQLGMMQALGCHFGQGYLFSAPCTAQEINALLLHPPAFGLPGPDAR from the coding sequence ATGACAAGTCTTATCAGTGCAGTCTACTTGATTACTTGGATAGAAGATGTAAATCTGGGCTCGGCGACTGTAACTCTACTACAACTCAATCTGAGTGCATGGATTATCGTACTTGCTTCAAGAGGATATATCATTCAGAAGCAGGCTTATTCACAACAAATGGAGCGCCTCAGCGTCCTAGAAACTCTGGTTTATAACGATTTTTTAACTGGCCTGCACAACCGTAGATACTTAGAGAAGTACCTCGAAGATCAAATTTCCAAGCTCCCCCAGGAACATCTATCGCTCATATTCATAGATTTAGACAATTTCAAATTAATTAATGACAGCCTGGGGCACGAGCAGGGCGATGAAATTCTTAAACAGGCGGCAAGCCTCTTCGTTTCAATGAGCAAACCTCAGATGATTGTCACCAGACTCAATGGAGACGAGTTTGTCTTGGTCGTGCCTTTCGACACTGGGGAGCAGGCAGAATATTTTGGCCGCACTATTTCGGAGCGGATGCATAGGGAAGGACTGACGCTCACACCGGATCTGAACCGCGTTCACATGACGCTCAGTATTGGCATCAGTGTCTATCCCACCGACGCTCAGACTCCGAAAGAATTGTTGCGCCATGCCGACAGCGCCATGCTGGCAGTAAAGCGCTCTGGCAAGCAAGGGTTCAAACGGTATAACTCGGCAGATGACGACGGAACCGAACATCAACAACGCATCGTTCATGACCTGGGTGGAGCGTTGGAACGAAATGAGATCTCTATCCTCTTTCAGCCTATTTATGACTTGAACAGCGGCACACTTAAAAAAGTAGAAATGCTGATGCGCTGGAAGCATCCCACGTTGGGTTTCATCTCGCCTCAGGTGTTCATACCGCTGGCCGAACAGTTTGGGCTTATCGTTCCCCTAGGCCAATGGGCCATCAAACAGAGCTGCTTTTTTGCCGGGCAGTGGGAAGGCCTTCAAATTTGCGTCAACGTTTCAGCACTTCAGTTGTCTCAACATAGTTTCGTACAGGAATTGGCACATGCGCTGGCCGAATACCAAATCAAACCGTCGCAGTTGGCCCTAGAGATAACCGAAACACTGGTGATGCAGGACAATCCCCACACAGACCGCATCTTGCAGCAGATCAACGAGATGGGTGTAGATCTGATCGTGGACGACTTTGGAATGGGCTACTCCAACCTGAACCGCCTCCGAACTTTACCCATACAGGCTCTGAAAATAGACAAGAGCTTTACGGCCAATGTGATTGGTTCGGAAACCAGACACCTGTATGCAAAGCAGATGGTGAATTCTACCGTGAGCCTGAGCAGTATTGCCCACCTGAAAGTGACGGCAGAGGGCATAGAAACCAGAGAACAACTGGGCATGATGCAGGCTTTAGGCTGCCACTTCGGTCAGGGCTACCTGTTCTCCGCGCCCTGTACTGCCCAAGAAATTAATGCCCTGCTGCTGCATCCGCCTGCTTTTGGCCTGCCAGGCCCAGACGCCCGGTAG